A genomic region of Serratia fonticola contains the following coding sequences:
- the atpH gene encoding F0F1 ATP synthase subunit delta, producing MSEFITVARPYAKAAFDFAVENQSVERWQQMLAFTAVVTRNEQMAELLSGAVAPETLSNTFIAVCGDELDEHGQNFIRVMAENGRLLVLPAVLQQFIELRAALESTVEVDVLSSSALSDEQQAKIAAAMEKRLSRKVKLNCKIDKSVLAGVIIRAGDLVIDGSVRGRLERLADVLQS from the coding sequence ATGTCTGAATTTATCACTGTAGCTCGCCCCTACGCCAAAGCAGCTTTTGACTTTGCCGTTGAGAACCAAAGCGTAGAGCGCTGGCAGCAAATGCTGGCGTTTACTGCTGTTGTCACCCGCAATGAACAGATGGCGGAATTGCTTTCAGGTGCAGTCGCACCAGAAACGCTGTCCAACACGTTTATTGCGGTTTGTGGCGATGAGCTCGACGAACATGGCCAGAACTTTATCCGTGTAATGGCCGAAAATGGACGTTTACTGGTCCTGCCCGCGGTACTGCAACAGTTCATCGAACTGCGTGCCGCGCTGGAATCCACCGTCGAAGTCGACGTGCTCTCTTCGAGCGCACTGAGCGATGAACAGCAGGCCAAGATTGCCGCTGCGATGGAAAAACGTCTGTCACGCAAAGTTAAGCTGAATTGCAAAATTGACAAGTCTGTACTGGCCGGTGTCATTATCCGTGCCGGTGATCTGGTGATCGATGGCAGCGTACGCGGCCGTCTGGAACGCCTGGCAGACGTCTTGCAGTCTTAA